Within Henriciella litoralis, the genomic segment ATGATTAGGCCACCCAGTACCCTCTTGGGCCAGCCATATAGCAATATCAATGGCGCACATCACAAATAAGAGCAGTTTCTACTGATGATGGATTTCTTGAATGGTATCGTAGACGCAATAACAAACCAGCAACCGGGAAATCTAGTTCCTGTATTGATTGGCCTCTGCATTACATTGGGGCTAATATATTACTTCAAAGGTCGCTTCTGGGCGTTTTTATATTTCGCAACCATTCCATTTTTGAATTGGTCATTTGGCGTTATTGACAGCATGACGCTGGTTTCACCGAATGAGACTTTTCAGAACGGCATAGAGCTGCACCCGCTTACCATGGTGACAGGTCTGGTTTTTGTGTTTCGTGACTTCGTTCAAAGGCGAATGGGTCACTACGTTCTTATCGTCATGGCGCTCGCGATTGGCTGGTCGTTTTACTATGCTTGGCCAGTGATAGCGCTAGCATCCGGCCTCGCCTTTGCTGTCTCGGAAATCGCGGACTGGTTGATTTTCACTTTTACTAGATACCGGCTGTCCACCCGAATCATTCTGTCCAGCGCCGTCGCTGCGCCGATTGACACGACGATCTTCCTCTATGGCGCAGATCTGGCGCGCCAGATCCGGCTGGGAGATGAGCCGGGCAATATGTTGCACTGGGCAAACTGGATTGTGTTTATCATCGGCAAGATGGTTGGCGCGGTGATTGTGTCATGGCTGATCCGGCGCCGGGAGGATGCCGGCAAGGTGGACCCCTACGACGATGATGGCTTCTCGCCGGCTTCCAGCCCTGCCCCGGCAGACTGACCCGGCGACACCGCTTCCCCCTCTGTTTGCGTCGCTCTAACCTGAACCAAAACGCATAAACAGGGAGACACGCATGAAAATCGGATCAAACACACCCGCCATCGTCACAGGCGGCGCATCAGGGCTCGGCCGCGCAACGGCAGAGGCGCTTGCCGCCCATGGCGTGAAAGTCGCCATCTTCGATATTCAGGAAGACAAGGGCGAGGAAGTTGCCAAGGCCATTGGCGGCGTCTTCTGCAATGTGAACATCCTGGATGAGGCGTCCTGCGAAGCTGGCTTCGAGAAGGCCCGCGCGGCGCACGGTCAGGAGCGGATCACCGTCCATTGCGCCATGACGTCCGGACGCGGCAAGACGCTCTCCTTCGACAAGGAGACGATGAGCTATAAGCGCACGCCGACAGAGCAATATGATCGCGGCGCACAGGGCATCCTGGTTTCGTCTTACCGCATCGCCTCCATGTCTGCAGAGGGCATGGCAAACTCAGAGCCGCTGAACGATGATGACGAACGCGGCTCAATTACGCTGACGGCGTCAGTCGCAGCCCAGGACGCGCAGATCGGCCAGGTTATTTACGGCTCGTGCAAGGCGGGTGTGAACGGCCTCGTCCTGCCTATGGCGCGCGACATGATGGACGTCGGCATCCGCGTGAACTCGATCATGCCAGGCATCTTCGCGACACCGCTCATGCTGGGCGCGCCACAGAAAGTGCTGGACAGTCTGGCCGCATCTGTTCCCTTCCCCAAACGTCTCGGCAAACCTGAGGAGTTCGGCTCGCTCGCGGTGGAGATCGCGCGCAACACGTATCTCAACGGGCACAATTTCCGGCTCGACGGCTCCATCCGCATGGCGCCGCGCTAAACAGCAAAGCCGGTTTCCGTATTTTCCCTTATGGCGTCCTGCCTGCCCCGACCCGAGATCAGCAGGACGCCAGACAGGAAAGGGAAACCGCTCATGGCCACGGGAAAGAAAGACTACGCAGCGATCACCGACGGGGTGAATGAGGGCCTGTCCGGCCTCAGCAAGGTGGCAGGTGGCACGCTGAGCGCGTTCAGCAGCCTATCCAAAGCCGCGAATGCCGATGGCGCAATCGATCACAAGACCAAGGAATTGATCGCGCTCGCGATCGGCGTCGCCAAACAGTGCGATGCCTGTATCGGCTTTCACACCAAAGCTCTGAAGAAACTCGGCGCGAGCGACGAAGAAGTCGCCGATGCGCTCGGCGTCTGCGTCTATATGGGCGGCGGACCGTCCCTGATGTATGCGGCCGATGCCTGGACGGCGTGGACGCAGCTGAAGGACGCCGGATAAGACCCTCCGGCGCCCCCAACAGTAGTATGCGGCCTAGTCTTCCTTCTCGACGATGCCTGCTCTCAGAACGAGGCCGGCAAGGCCCGCCCCGATCAGCGGCGCGACGATAAACAGCCAGAGCTGCGTCAGGGCGGCCCCGCCGACGAAGACAGCCGGTCCGAAGCTGCGGGCCGGGTTGACCGACACGCCGGTCACTTGAATGCCGGTAATGTGGATCAAGGTCAGCGTCAGGCCGATCGCCATACCAGCGACCGCGCCGGGCGCGGCCTTCTGGGTCGAGCCGAAAATTACGATCAGAAAGATGAACGTCGCCACGACTTCGAACACAAAGCCCGAAAGCAGGCTGTAACCGCCCGGTGAGTGCTCGCCAAAGCCGTTCTGGCCGAGACCGCCCGTGGCGAGCTCATAACCGGCCTTACCGCTGGCGATCAGGTAGAGCACGCCGGCCGCGATCACCGCGCCGACGAATTGCGCGGCCCAGTAGAGCAGCATTTCATTGAGCGGCATCCGCCCGGAGACGAAGCTGCCAAAGGAGACAGCCGGATTGATATGGCAGCCCGAAATCGGGCCGATGCCATAGGCCATGCCGGTAATGGTCAGGCCGAAGGCAAAGGCGATGCCGAGCTGACCAACCTGCGCGCCCGCAAGCACAGCGGCCCCGCAACCAAACAGAACGAGCGTAAATGTGCCGATAAGTTCGGCCACAAACTTCTTCATGATGTATTCCCCTCATGGGCGGCCCCACGCCGCGCCCGAGAGATTTGGCAAAATTTACGTGATTTGTCGCGAAAACTTTGTGCTGCACTGCGTCAGACAGCAACAGGCGCCTTGATGTGCTTATGGGCCTCGTAGCCGACGAGCTCGAAATCTTCATACTCCCATGAGAAGAGGTCCGTCTTCTCAGGATTGAGGATCATCTGCGGCGGGGCCAATGGCTCACGCGTCAGCTGCAGTTTGGTCTGCTCGAGATGGTTTGAGTAGAGATGCGCGTCGCCCAGCGTATGGACGAACTCACCGGGCTTCAGCCCCGTCGCGCGCGCCATCATCATGGTCAGCAGCGCATAGGACGCGATGTTGAACGGCACACCGAGAAAGATGTCGGCCGAGCGCTGGTAAAGCTGGCAGTTCAGCTTGCCGTCCATGACATTGAACTGAAACAGGCAGTGACAGGGCGGCAGCGCCATCTCGTTCACGTCCGCCGGGTTCCAGGCGGAGACAATCAGACGGCGCGAGTTCGGATTTGTCCGGATCTCGTTCAGCACCCATTCGATCTGATCGATGACACGCCCGTCCGGCGCAGCCCAGCTTCTCCACTGCTTGCCATAGACGGGGCCAAGATCACCATTTTCATCGGCCCATTCATCCCAGATCGAAACACCATTATCTTTCAGATACTTGATGTTCGTATCGCCCTTCAGGAACCACAGAAGCTCAATGATGATAGAGCGTAGATGCAGTTTCTTGGTGGTTAGCAGCGGAAAGCTTGAGCCGAGATCGAAGCGAAGCTGACGGCCGAAAACGCCGAGCGTGCCGGTCCCCGTCCGGTCATCGCGGGCGATCCCGTTGTCGAGCACATCCTGAAGCAGATCTAGATACTGGCGCATATGCAGATCAATGGCGACTCGCACCGCGAAGTCCAGACCAGACGGTCATTTATCCCCAGCATCTGCAGCACCAGCATGGCTAATGCGAGATGAACGTGCACGGACAATCTTCCCCTCTCAGAATAGAACCTGCGAAATCTATTCCCTCTAAAAGTGTTAACGGGCTGACCAGATGGTTTAACGGAACGCGCAATGGTATCCATAATCAAAGCGTCTTCCTCTCAATGGGTCAGGCGCCTTAAATGTTTGAGGCGCGACACCTCCGGCAAGGTCGCGGCCATTGCCTCGCTCTCTACCCTGCCCTTCTTCTGGGTGATTTCCGTCACGCTGGACGTCCGCAACGTTGCAAATACCAAAGCAGAAATGCAGTCGGCTGCGGACAAGGCGGCCATCATGGCGACGCTCGCGCTCATGGATGATGAACCGGATGAGGACATCCGCGCCATTGCTGAACATGCCATGCAGCAGAAAGTCTCAGAGCATACAGACGGCCTGACCTGCGAATTGACGGATTTCTCGCTCACCAATACGCGCACACGCGTCAATGCCAGCTGGTCGTGCACGGAACCGTCGCCTTTCGCGGCATTGGCCGGGTCTGAGGCCATGCAGTTCACAGTGGCGACGGCCACGCAGTTCAACGTCGCCGCAGATGGATGCGTGCTTGCGCTCGGCACCAGCAACTGGACGGGCGTTGATGTGACCGGCTCAGCCAATGTCTCATTGAGCTGCGCGGTGATCTCCAACTCCCGCAGCACCGAAAGCATTGCTCTTTCCGGCTCAGGCTCATTGACGGCATCGTGCGCCTATGCCGCCGGCGGCATCCCCAATGCAGCCGCGATCACGACAACAAATTGCCTCGACCCCATCCCCAATGGCCGGGCACTGGTCGATCCTTATAATGATATCAGCGTCCCGGACGATATAGAGGACTGGCCATGCCAGACGCCGACAAAAATCGACTCCAGGGACCTCTTCCTGCAATCTGGCAAATACTGCTCGACCGTCTCAGCCAAAGGCGATCTGGAACTGGAAACCGGCGGCACGTTCGTCTTCGACGGGGCCGATCTGGAAATGAAGTCCGGCTGGGCTGCCATCCATGGGGATAACGTCACCCTGATCTTCATGAATGCAGGAGAATTTCAGAACGCGAATGGTGGCGCGATCGATCTGTCGGCGAAATTGACCGGGGAATATGCTGGCATCCTGATGTATGGCGACCGTGAAACCATGCCCTCGTCAATCGATATCCAGATGAACGGCAACGCCACCAGTATCCTGGAAGGCGTTCTCTATTTCCCGAACAATCATCTGACCTTCAATGGCGGCGCGGCATCCGGCTCCCCCTGCACCATGCTGGTGGCAGACACGGTGACCTTTTCGGGCAATGCGGACCTCGCCTCCGACTGTGCGCATCTCAATGCCAAGACATTTGGCAGCCTGAGCGACATTCGCATCGTTCACTAAGCAGGAGGGCTGCGAGCAGTCCTAATCAAGCGTAAACAATCGCCACCATTTTTCTTACCAATCCAAACGTCCCGGCAATCTCGTTCCGGTACAACAAAACCTCAAAATTCAAACTTTCTTTGCGGGGGGAAACCGCCAGTTATGGGATTCTCAGGAACCATCGCTCAATTCTGGGCTGACAAGCGCGCGAATATCTCGATGATATTTGCCCTGACGC encodes:
- a CDS encoding SDR family oxidoreductase, translated to MKIGSNTPAIVTGGASGLGRATAEALAAHGVKVAIFDIQEDKGEEVAKAIGGVFCNVNILDEASCEAGFEKARAAHGQERITVHCAMTSGRGKTLSFDKETMSYKRTPTEQYDRGAQGILVSSYRIASMSAEGMANSEPLNDDDERGSITLTASVAAQDAQIGQVIYGSCKAGVNGLVLPMARDMMDVGIRVNSIMPGIFATPLMLGAPQKVLDSLAASVPFPKRLGKPEEFGSLAVEIARNTYLNGHNFRLDGSIRMAPR
- the aqpZ gene encoding aquaporin Z, with amino-acid sequence MKKFVAELIGTFTLVLFGCGAAVLAGAQVGQLGIAFAFGLTITGMAYGIGPISGCHINPAVSFGSFVSGRMPLNEMLLYWAAQFVGAVIAAGVLYLIASGKAGYELATGGLGQNGFGEHSPGGYSLLSGFVFEVVATFIFLIVIFGSTQKAAPGAVAGMAIGLTLTLIHITGIQVTGVSVNPARSFGPAVFVGGAALTQLWLFIVAPLIGAGLAGLVLRAGIVEKED
- a CDS encoding carboxymuconolactone decarboxylase family protein — protein: MATGKKDYAAITDGVNEGLSGLSKVAGGTLSAFSSLSKAANADGAIDHKTKELIALAIGVAKQCDACIGFHTKALKKLGASDEEVADALGVCVYMGGGPSLMYAADAWTAWTQLKDAG
- a CDS encoding thymidylate synthase, yielding MRQYLDLLQDVLDNGIARDDRTGTGTLGVFGRQLRFDLGSSFPLLTTKKLHLRSIIIELLWFLKGDTNIKYLKDNGVSIWDEWADENGDLGPVYGKQWRSWAAPDGRVIDQIEWVLNEIRTNPNSRRLIVSAWNPADVNEMALPPCHCLFQFNVMDGKLNCQLYQRSADIFLGVPFNIASYALLTMMMARATGLKPGEFVHTLGDAHLYSNHLEQTKLQLTREPLAPPQMILNPEKTDLFSWEYEDFELVGYEAHKHIKAPVAV
- a CDS encoding VUT family protein — translated: MMDFLNGIVDAITNQQPGNLVPVLIGLCITLGLIYYFKGRFWAFLYFATIPFLNWSFGVIDSMTLVSPNETFQNGIELHPLTMVTGLVFVFRDFVQRRMGHYVLIVMALAIGWSFYYAWPVIALASGLAFAVSEIADWLIFTFTRYRLSTRIILSSAVAAPIDTTIFLYGADLARQIRLGDEPGNMLHWANWIVFIIGKMVGAVIVSWLIRRREDAGKVDPYDDDGFSPASSPAPAD